The region TCTAATCGCTTGACAACATGGTCAGGGGGTTACATTACCAAATCAAAAATATATCTCTTTATAGCTTAAGCCCTATATTAGTGTAATGTTTACCATGAGAAAAGATAAATGCTCAATGGAAATGCAATCATGTTATGATTCTTGATTTCAACTAGATGATACTATAAAAATTCCAACTTGATATAGTGCTCATTCTTACAAGATATAGTGTtcctttttaaaaattttaaagaaCACTTGTTACTTTGCATAGAAAAGCCAAGTATGATGGTTAAAAAAACACCAATTACTTGTGTTATTTTGGTTCTTTCACTACATATATAGATAAAGAAGCTCCTCTACCTCAAAGATAGTACTTCATAAGTCTTATGAGGCCTTATTAGGGCCCCTTACATGTTTCTGACATGGACAAAACAAGTCACATGAAACTGAGTGTATCTTTGTACCCTTTTTGTAAATTACCAAAGAAACTACAAATAATAATCATACTTTATTCTTTTACCCTTGAACCATTGAATCCTTTATGTCATATGCCAACCATTCCCTCATTGTCCATGTTAATATGTTGCAATGTATGCAAAGCTTATATGAAAAACTAAAGTCCTATTTGTTTTCGCTATTAATGTTTTCATATTGTGGGTCCCAGTTAGATGGTGTGGGAAGATAGAATGATGCTTAATATGAGGATAAAATGAAGATGGGCCCGTTTTAACGTGCTATTGATTGAGCGTGCGATTAGCCACAAGTAAGCTTTCTATGCCATATGGACTTAAATAAACTTATTGGATTATTTTATGGCTCAAGTTAGTTGCTAtgttgggtagatttttcaaaatttaatttcctaaaaagaaaaaaattggaagtacaatgctataatatattaaaattgtcGAAATACAATACTTTAATAAGAAAGAAATTGaaagtataatgttgtaatagaaagaaatgaaagtacattgccatTCCTCAAGAAAATAACAACATGCTTGAGGAAATGGAAGTAAAAAGTAAATGAAGGCATCAAGGCAATTTGTAAAAAGTTAGGACTTAATAGGGAAAGCCTCACTTCTCTAACTTTCTCTGCTAAGTTTTCTTTcgcattaagtcaaaaagaaaaaaacaccTAGCTAATACAGTCATTTTAGTTAAACAAATATAGTTAGGTCTTTTGATATTATGAACACTCATGAATCAACTTTTCCTCCTTTTTTAGAGGCCTAGTAAGATGTAATACAACATTGTGATGGGCAAAGATATTATCATTCCAAAAATGACCCTGTAAAGAAACAAAATGGATTAAGAATTTGATTATTATAAGatcaaattacaaaaaatatatatatgacttACGCAGTGCTCAAAACGTGAAACAAAATGGATTAAGAATTTGATTATTATAagatcaaattacaaaaaaatatatatatgacttACGCAGTGCTCAAAACGTCTGGATGCAAGTTGTACTCACGAGCAAACACAAAGGGCACAATCCCTTGTGGTAAAGAAGCTTGAACAATAGAAACTTGTAGGATAGTGCCTCTTAGACCTACACCTATAGAAGCAACTGCCATCACAGCGGGTCCCGCTACAAACCTTGCCACCATGCCATAGGCTGCTAATCTGTTCCCACATGCTATTAGCTTCGGTTGTGAAGCCATGAACAAGCCTTCAACATTAAAATAGATGTAGGTTTTTTAGTTAAAAATGTTGTTACAACATTTCACTAAAGGCATGTTAACTTGTTTGTTAACAAACAAAACAGAATAAGTTATACTACGTTTGACATGCATTGGACTATGACTGTTGACTTAATGTCAACAAGACAAAAATGCAAATTTTTGTTCCACCCAAAAAGGTGAGACAAAGACTTGCTTTTGATCTCTCATAtatgcaaaagacgtaaatgtcCTTTCTCATCGTGATTATACAAAATATCCCTAGAAAGCTTGTTCAGTTGGTTCTATGTCATTAAGTCAACACGAGACAGTACTGGAGTAGATTGGACGAGACCTGACAAGCTTTCTAATGCTATTTTATATAATCACGATGAGAAAAGACATTTATATCTTTTGCATAGACGAGGGATCAACTGTCCCACCTTTTTGTGTGGAACAAAAAATTCCAATTTTTGTTCCATTGACATTAGTCAACAGTCCAAGTCTAGTGCAAACCAAACGCAGTATAATCTGTTCTCTGTTCTAGGGTTTGTTCATACCTAGACTGAACATTGCCATTCCTAGGCCAGCATCTGAGAGAATGGTAACTGAATTTTCAAGAATCTGTGGCTTCTTTATTCCCCATCTGCATTTtatcattaaaaaaattaaaaaattaaaaaaataaaaaataaaaaaataaaataaaaagtgtttCCATCTTGATCTTTAGAAACACAAATGCTTACCTGCAAGAAGCAAGAGCCCAACTAAGACCAAGTATGCTCGCatacgaattagggtttttcaccaGCTTAAAGCATACCATTTTCAAGAGTTTCTTTAACATTGAAGGTGACCCCTGAGACTCAATAATGTTTGGTTCTTCAACACTCTCGGCTTTCTCATTCTCTCTATTGCATACTTCCACCGATTGTTCACATACACCTGTTATTAATTCAGAAAGAACGACTTAACAGAGAAACCCAGAGAAAAGGAGACTTTCCTAAAAAATACCaacttttttttacaaattttcaTAAGGGGTATTTTCTTTattaaacatcatttatccaaACAGTACTTACCTGGAGAACTGCAACACCTACAACGCCAAATAAACAAATGCAACTCTCTTTTATCATCATCAACCGCGGTCGCGATTGCCGGTGCCACCCTATTTAGACTCTGAATCACATTAACAATATCATCTTCATTTCGCGTAGTTCTCTCCACCCTTTCTTGAACTTCCCAAAAACTTTCATCATTTCTCTGACTGTTACTGTTACTGATACTGCTACTGTTATTGTTACTGATATTGTTACCACCGCCACTTGTCAGTATCAAATTCTTAGCTTCTCGATACTCAAACAAGAACAAAAGCAATGTGTACCATATTATACACTGCAACACAACCGCTTGAACCATGATCGATTCTTTATCATCACCATACATCGATTTCAAAAGTGGGATTCCCATAACAAGTGTGTTAGgaagggtagaaagggaaaaCATCGTGATAGCCCAATCTAGACTTCCATTTTTTG is a window of Lactuca sativa cultivar Salinas chromosome 1, Lsat_Salinas_v11, whole genome shotgun sequence DNA encoding:
- the LOC111896953 gene encoding auxin efflux carrier component 1, which encodes MINFDDLYSVLTAVVPLYVTMFLAYASVKWNIFSPQQCGGINRFVAIFAVPLLSFEFISRINPYKMNLKFIAADGVSKVLTLIVLFLWTNLSKNGSLDWAITMFSLSTLPNTLVMGIPLLKSMYGDDKESIMVQAVVLQCIIWYTLLLFLFEYREAKNLILTSGGGNNISNNNSSSISNSNSQRNDESFWEVQERVERTTRNEDDIVNVIQSLNRVAPAIATAVDDDKRELHLFIWRCRCCSSPGVCEQSVEVCNRENEKAESVEEPNIIESQGSPSMLKKLLKMVCFKLVKNPNSYASILGLSWALASCRWGIKKPQILENSVTILSDAGLGMAMFSLGLFMASQPKLIACGNRLAAYGMVARFVAGPAVMAVASIGVGLRGTILQVSIVQASLPQGIVPFVFAREYNLHPDVLSTAVIFGMIISLPITMLYYILLGL